The following are encoded in a window of Citrobacter freundii genomic DNA:
- the hycC gene encoding formate hydrogenlyase subunit 3, translating to MSAISLINSGVAWFTAAAVLAFLFSFHKPLSGWIAGVGGAVGSLCTAAAGFLVLTRAVAVSGVMPFIGHSLQMSPLNAIWLITLGLCGLFVSLYNIDWHRHPQVKANGLLVNLLMAAAVCAVVASNLGTLVVMAEIMALCAVFLTGCSKEGKLWFALGRVGTLLLAIACYLVWQRYGTLELRLLDLRTQQLPLGADIWLLGVAGFGLLAGIIPLHGWVPQAHANASAPAAALFSTVVMKVGLLGILSLSLLGGNAPLWWGVTLLVLGMITAFIGGLYALMEHNIQRLLAYHTLENIGIILLGLGAGVTGISLNQPALIALGLTGGLYHLVNHSLFKSVLFLGAGSIWFRTGHRDIEKLGGIGKRMPVISLAMLVGLMAMAALPPLNGFAGEWVIYQSFFKLGNSGAFIGRLLGPLLAVGLAITGALAVMCMAKVYGVTFLGAPRTKEAENACCAPILMSVSVVALAICCVIGGVAAPWLLPLISAAVPLPLETANTTVSQPMITLLLIACPLLPFIIMAIFKGNRLPSRSRGSAWVCGYDHEQSMVITAHGFAMPVKEAFAPVLKLRKWLNPVSWVPGWQNAAAPVLFRRLALIELAVLVVIVVSRGA from the coding sequence ATGAGCGCAATTTCACTGATTAACAGCGGCGTGGCCTGGTTTACGGCGGCGGCGGTTCTGGCATTTCTGTTTTCGTTTCATAAGCCGTTAAGCGGCTGGATCGCCGGTGTCGGCGGTGCGGTGGGTAGCCTCTGTACGGCGGCTGCGGGGTTCCTCGTACTGACCCGCGCCGTTGCGGTTAGCGGCGTGATGCCGTTTATCGGTCATAGCCTGCAAATGTCGCCGCTGAACGCTATCTGGCTGATTACGCTGGGTCTGTGCGGCCTGTTCGTCAGCCTGTACAACATCGACTGGCACCGTCACCCGCAGGTAAAAGCCAACGGACTGCTGGTTAATCTGCTGATGGCGGCGGCGGTGTGCGCCGTGGTTGCCAGCAACCTCGGCACGCTGGTGGTGATGGCGGAAATCATGGCGCTGTGTGCGGTGTTCCTGACCGGGTGCAGCAAAGAAGGCAAGCTGTGGTTTGCGCTGGGTCGTGTCGGTACGCTGCTGTTGGCGATCGCTTGCTATCTGGTGTGGCAGCGCTACGGTACGCTGGAACTGCGCTTGCTCGACCTGCGCACTCAGCAACTGCCGCTCGGTGCTGACATCTGGCTGTTGGGTGTGGCGGGCTTTGGTCTGCTGGCCGGGATTATCCCACTGCACGGTTGGGTGCCACAGGCACACGCCAACGCCAGTGCACCGGCGGCGGCGCTGTTCTCTACCGTGGTAATGAAGGTGGGTCTGCTGGGTATTCTGTCCCTGTCGCTGCTGGGCGGTAATGCACCGCTGTGGTGGGGCGTTACGCTACTGGTGCTGGGGATGATCACCGCGTTTATCGGCGGCCTGTATGCCCTGATGGAGCACAACATCCAGCGTCTGCTGGCGTACCACACGCTGGAAAACATCGGCATTATCCTGCTGGGTCTGGGTGCTGGCGTGACCGGTATTTCCCTTAACCAACCGGCACTGATCGCACTTGGCCTGACCGGCGGTTTGTATCACCTGGTCAACCATAGCCTGTTCAAAAGCGTCCTGTTTTTGGGCGCAGGCAGCATCTGGTTCCGCACCGGTCACCGTGATATCGAGAAACTGGGCGGTATCGGTAAACGTATGCCGGTGATTTCTCTGGCGATGCTGGTTGGCCTGATGGCGATGGCCGCGCTGCCGCCGCTGAACGGCTTTGCCGGTGAGTGGGTTATCTATCAATCCTTCTTCAAGCTGGGTAACAGCGGCGCGTTCATCGGTCGTCTGTTAGGACCGTTGCTGGCTGTCGGTTTGGCAATTACCGGTGCGCTGGCGGTGATGTGTATGGCGAAAGTCTACGGTGTGACGTTCCTAGGCGCACCGCGCACGAAGGAAGCGGAAAACGCCTGCTGCGCACCAATCCTGATGAGCGTGAGCGTGGTTGCGTTGGCTATCTGCTGCGTGATTGGCGGCGTTGCTGCCCCGTGGTTGCTGCCGCTGATTTCTGCCGCTGTTCCGCTACCGCTGGAAACGGCGAATACCACCGTATCTCAGCCGATGATCACGCTGCTGCTGATCGCGTGTCCGCTGCTGCCGTTCATCATCATGGCTATTTTCAAAGGCAACCGCCTGCCGTCACGTTCACGCGGTTCTGCGTGGGTGTGTGGTTACGATCACGAGCAGTCAATGGTGATCACTGCGCACGGCTTTGCCATGCCGGTTAAAGAAGCCTTTGCTCCGGTACTCAAACTGCGTAAATGGCTGAACCCGGTATCCTGGGTTCCGGGCTGGCAGAACGCGGCGGCACCGGTGTTGTTCCGTCGCCTGGCGCTGATTGAGCTGGCGGTGCTGGTGGTGATTGTGGTTTCACGAGGAGCCTGA